From the genome of Streptomyces sp. NBC_00659, one region includes:
- a CDS encoding M4 family metallopeptidase: MRRFPRQATAAGAMVATAAFLAVGIQTVPAVAKPAPHTTPLRTGGLEAKLTPAQHAALLTKASKQTTATAGTLGLGSKEKLVVKDVVKDNDGTLHTRYERTYAGLPVLGGDIVVHTPPASQATGTVSTTFNNKHAIKVASTTPAVTKATAGAQALKTAKSLKAEKPSTDSARKVIWAGTGTPRLAWETVISGFQDDGTPSKLHVVTDATTGKELTRYEGIQTGTGNTQYSGTVTLNTTLSGSTYQLTDSTRGSHKTYSLNNGTSGTGTLMTDADDVWGTGAGSNTQTAGADAAYGAQTTWDFYKNTFGRSGIKNNGVAAYSRVHYSTAYVNAFWDDSCFCMTYGDGTSSTHALTSLDVAGHEMSHGVTSNTAGLNYTGESGGLNEATSDIFGTGVEFYANNSSDVGDYLIGEKININGDGTPLRYMDKPSKDGGSADSWYSGVGNLDVHYSSGPANHMFYLLSEGSGTKTINGVTYTSSTSDGVAVAGIGRAAALQIWYKALTTYMTSTTNYAGARTAALNAATALYGASSAQYAGVANAFAGIAVGSHVTPPTSGVTVTNPGSQSSTVGTAVSLQVSASSTNTGSLTYSATGLPTGLSISSSTGAITGTPTTAGTYSTVVTVTDSTGATGTASFTWTVSSSGGGGTCTSAQLLGNAGFESGSTTWTATSGVINNDTDEAAHAGSYKAWLDGYGSTHTDTLSQSVTIPSGCKASFTFYLHIDTAETTTSSQYDKLTVTAGSTTLATYSNLNKATGYAQKTFDLSSFAGTTVSIKFSGVEDSSLQTSFVVDDTAVTTS, from the coding sequence CCCACACAACTCCCCTGCGTACAGGGGGACTTGAGGCAAAGCTCACCCCGGCCCAGCACGCGGCGCTGCTGACGAAGGCATCGAAGCAGACCACGGCGACCGCCGGCACCCTCGGCCTCGGCTCGAAGGAGAAGCTGGTAGTCAAGGATGTCGTCAAGGACAACGACGGCACCTTGCACACCCGTTACGAGCGCACCTACGCCGGCCTCCCGGTGCTCGGCGGCGACATCGTGGTCCACACCCCGCCCGCCTCGCAGGCCACCGGCACGGTGAGCACGACCTTCAACAACAAGCACGCCATCAAGGTCGCGAGCACCACCCCGGCCGTCACCAAGGCGACCGCCGGAGCCCAGGCACTCAAGACGGCCAAGTCGCTCAAGGCGGAGAAGCCCTCCACCGACAGCGCCCGCAAGGTCATCTGGGCCGGCACCGGCACCCCCCGGCTCGCCTGGGAGACCGTGATCAGCGGCTTCCAGGACGACGGTACGCCGAGCAAGCTGCATGTCGTCACCGACGCCACCACCGGCAAGGAACTCACCCGGTACGAGGGCATCCAGACCGGCACCGGCAACACCCAGTACAGCGGCACGGTCACGCTGAACACCACGCTGTCGGGATCGACGTACCAGCTCACGGACTCGACCCGCGGCAGCCACAAGACGTACTCGCTGAACAACGGCACCTCAGGCACCGGCACGCTGATGACGGACGCCGACGACGTCTGGGGCACCGGCGCGGGTTCCAACACCCAGACCGCCGGCGCGGACGCGGCCTACGGCGCCCAGACGACCTGGGACTTCTACAAGAACACCTTCGGGCGCAGCGGCATCAAGAACAACGGTGTCGCCGCCTACTCGCGCGTCCACTACAGCACGGCGTACGTCAACGCCTTCTGGGACGACAGCTGCTTCTGCATGACCTACGGCGACGGCACCAGCAGCACCCACGCGCTGACCTCGCTGGACGTCGCGGGCCACGAGATGAGCCACGGTGTCACCTCCAACACCGCGGGCCTGAACTACACCGGTGAGTCAGGCGGCCTCAACGAGGCCACCTCCGACATCTTCGGCACCGGTGTGGAGTTCTACGCCAACAACTCCTCCGACGTGGGCGACTACCTCATCGGCGAGAAGATCAACATCAACGGGGACGGCACCCCGCTGCGTTACATGGACAAGCCCAGCAAGGACGGCGGCTCCGCGGACAGCTGGTACTCCGGCGTCGGCAACCTGGACGTCCACTACTCCTCGGGCCCGGCGAACCACATGTTCTACCTGCTCTCCGAGGGCAGCGGTACCAAGACCATCAACGGTGTCACGTACACCAGCTCGACCTCCGACGGCGTTGCCGTCGCGGGCATCGGCCGCGCCGCCGCCCTGCAGATCTGGTACAAGGCGCTGACGACGTACATGACGTCGACCACCAACTACGCGGGTGCCCGCACCGCCGCGCTGAACGCCGCGACCGCGCTGTACGGAGCCAGCTCCGCGCAGTACGCAGGTGTCGCCAACGCCTTCGCCGGCATCGCCGTCGGCAGCCACGTCACCCCGCCGACCAGCGGTGTGACCGTCACCAACCCGGGCAGCCAGTCCTCCACCGTCGGTACCGCGGTGAGCCTGCAGGTCTCGGCCAGCAGCACCAACACCGGCTCCCTGACGTACTCCGCGACCGGCCTGCCCACCGGCCTGTCGATCAGCAGCTCCACCGGGGCGATCACCGGGACCCCGACCACCGCCGGTACGTACAGCACCGTGGTGACCGTCACGGACAGCACCGGCGCGACCGGCACCGCGTCGTTCACCTGGACCGTCAGCTCCTCCGGTGGCGGCGGCACCTGCACCTCGGCGCAGCTGCTCGGCAACGCCGGCTTCGAGTCCGGCAGCACCACCTGGACCGCGACCAGCGGCGTCATCAACAACGACACCGACGAGGCGGCCCACGCCGGTTCGTACAAGGCCTGGCTGGACGGCTACGGCTCCACCCACACCGACACGCTCTCCCAGTCGGTGACCATCCCCAGCGGCTGCAAGGCCTCGTTCACCTTCTACCTGCACATCGACACCGCGGAGACCACCACCAGCTCGCAGTACGACAAGCTGACGGTCACCGCCGGATCGACCACGCTGGCGACCTACTCCAACCTCAACAAGGCCACCGGCTACGCGCAGAAGACGTTCGACCTGTCCTCGTTCGCCGGCACCACCGTGAGCATCAAGTTCAGCGGTGTCGAGGACTCCTCCCTGCAGACCAGCTTCGTCGTGGATGACACCGCCGTGACGACCAGCTGA